In Rhinolophus sinicus isolate RSC01 linkage group LG17, ASM3656204v1, whole genome shotgun sequence, one DNA window encodes the following:
- the LOC109458629 gene encoding complement receptor type 2 isoform X3: protein MGTASLLWVFLAIVTPGVLGQCKLLPVYDFAKPKIQSDQSEFAVGTSWEYECLPGYSKKSFFTMCLETSKWSDAKEYCKPIPCESPPPIINGYFHSSSSDFYYGMVVTYQCHTGPNGKKLYDLVGEKSIYCTSKDNRVGIWSSPSPQCINLVKCPIPEVENGIMESGFKHYFSLNDTVMFKCKPGFTMKGNNIVWCQPNSTWNPPLPKCFKGCLPPPHIHHGNYNKMDKEFFSTGQEVSYSCEPGYTLIGADSMQCTSLGTWSHRAPKCEVKSCDAIANELLNGRMVAPPSLQLGAEVSFICDEGYRLNGKSSSQCVAEGMRVLWNNKIPVCERITCDPPPPIKNGWNGYFSGPIPLKTVVRYTCSYGFRQIGDRHLFCISNDQVNGIWDKAAPICEYYNKNAICPEPIVPGGYKDKRAKPPYRHGDSVTFTCHTNFTMKGNKSVWCQANKTWGPTPLPTCESDFPLECPPLPMIPNGHHTGKNVGSFVPGFSVTYSCEPGYLLVGEKTISCLSSGDWSAIIPTCKEARCKPPGPLLNGQMKGPPSLRVGETVNFSCNEGYRLQGQPSSRCVIAGQDALWTKMPVCEEILCLPPPPILNGSHTGHPSMNVRYGSTVTYTCDPDPEKGVNFNLIGENTIRCTSDSQKTGMWSGPAPRCELSVPAIQCQPPQILRGQISSGQKDQYSYNDTVVFACLSGFTLKGSKGIRCNAQGTWEPSAPVCEKECQAPPKILNGRKEDRHRIRFDPGTSVKYSCDVGYVLVGEESLHCTPEGVWTPTAPKCKVAECKPIGKHLYEKPRDQFIRLDVNSSCDEGYRLGESVYQQCQGAIPWFVEIRLCKEITCPPPPVIINGTHTGSSSEDVLYGTTVTYTCNPGPERGVTFNLIGESTIRCTSNNQERGIWSGPAPLCKLSLPAVQCSRVHVANGYQISDKDAPYFYNDSVTFKCNNGFTLKGSSQIRCKANNTWDPEIPVCEKGCQPPSGLHHGRHTGGNRVFFVSGMTVDYTCDPGYLLVGNKSIHCVPSGNWSPSAPRCEEAPCQPVGENVQEPPAGSHVILVNTSCQDGYQLTGHAYRKCEDPENGVWFQRIPLCKVIQCPPPAVIHNGRHTGVMAEHFLYGTEVSYECDQGFSLLGQKSIRCISDAEGRASWSGLPPQCLKPPPVTHCPNPEVKNGHKLNKTHSSYSHNDTVYVVCNPGFIMNGSHSIRCHTNNQWVPGIPTCIKTAFLGCQPPFKIPNGNHTGGDVARFSPGMSVLYSCDQGYLLVGDELLLCTHEGTWSQPAPYCKEVNCSFPEYMNGIQKGLESGKKYQYGAVVTLECEDGYTLEGSPQSQCQEDHLWNPPLAVCKSQGSFPLLVGGFSTGLVFLIFLVIVTLCMILKHRNRNYATKSPTGRELHLETREVYSIDPYNPAS, encoded by the exons GTCAGTGTAAGCTCCTGCCAGTGTATGATTTTGCTAAGCCTAAAATTCAGAGTGATCAGTCTGAGTTTGCTGTTGGGACATCTTGGGAATATGAATGCCTTCCTGGGTATAGCAAGAAGTCATTCTTTACCATGTGCCTAGAGACCTCGAAGTGGTCAGATGCTAAGGAATACTGTAAAC CTATACCTTGTGAGTCACCCCCACCCATCATCAATGGGTACTTTCACAGCAGCAGTAGCGACTTTTACTATGGAATGGTGGTGACTTATCAGTGCCACACTGGACCCAATGGGAAAAAGCTGTATGACCTCGTGGGTGAGAAGTCAATATACTGTACCAGCAAAGACAATCGAGTTGGCATCTGGAGCAGCCCTTCCCCTCAGTGCATTAATCTAGTCAAATGCCCAATTCCAGAAGTTGAAAATGGAATTATGGAATCTggatttaaacattatttttctttaaatgatacTGTGATGTTCAAGTGTAAGCCTGGCTTTACCATGAAAGGAAACAATATAGTATGGTGCCAACCAAACAGTACATGGAATCCTCCACTGCCGAAGTGCTTCAAGG GGTGTCTCCCACCTCCACATATCCACCATGGTAATTAtaacaaaatggataaagaattctTTTCAACTGGACAGGAAGTGTCCTACAGCTGTGAGCCTGGCTACACTCTCATTGGAGCTGACTCTATGCAGTGTACATCCTTGGGAACCTGGAGCCATAGAGCACCCAAATGTGAAG TGAAATCATGTGATGCCATTGCAAACGAACTTCTCAACGGCCGTATGGTGGCTCCTCCTAGTCTCCAGCTTGGGGCAgaggtttcatttatttgtgatgAGGG GTACCGGTTAAACGGCAAATCTTCTAGTCAATGTGTCGCAGAGGGAATGAGAGTGCTCTGGAATAATAAGATTCCTGTCTGTGAAA gGATTACTTGTGACCCTCCTCCTCCTATCAAAAATGGCTGGAATGGTTATTTTTCTGGCCCCATACCTCTTAAAACTGTGGTAAGGTACACCTGTTCATATGGCTTCCGCCAAATTGGAGACAGACATCTTTTTTGTATAAGTAATGACCAAGTGAATGGAATCTGGGACAAAGCTGCTCCTATATGTGAATATTACAACAAAAATGCCATTTGCCCTGAGCCCATAGTACCAgggggatacaaagataaaagaGCTAAGCCACCATACAGACATGGTGATTCTGTGACATTTACCTGTCATACCAACTTCACCATGAAAGGAAACAAGTCCGTTTGGTGCCAAGCAAACAAAACGTGGGGGCCGACGCCATTACCAACCTGTGAGAGTG ATTTCCCTCTGGAGTGTCCACCACTTCCCATGATCCCCAATGGACATCACACAGGAAAGAACGTTGGCTCCTTTGTCCCTGGATTTTCTGTGACTTATAGCTGTGAACCTGGCTATTTGCTTGTTGGAGAAAAGACCATTAGCTGTTTGTCGTCAGGAGACTGGAGTGCCATCATTCCCACATGTAAAG AGGCACGGTGTAAACCTCCAGGACCACTTCTCAATGGGCAGATGAAGGGGCCTCCAAGTCTTCGAGTTGGTGAAACTGTGAACTTTTCCTGTAACGAAGG GTATCGATTACAAGGCCAACCTTCCAGTAGGTGTGTAATTGCTGGACAAGATGCTTTATGGACCAAGATGCCTGTTTGTGAAG AAATTCTTTGCCTGCCACCTCCTCCCATTCTCAACGGAAGTCATACAGGCCACCCTTCAATGAATGTTCGATATGGAAGCACAGTCACTTACACTTGTGACCCGGACCCAGAGAAGGGAGTGAACTTCAACCTGATTGGGGAGAACACCATCCGTTGTACCAGCGATAGTCAGAAGACTGGGATGTGGAGTGGCCCTGCCCCACGCTGCGAACTTTCTGTTCCTGCGATTCAGTGTCAACCTCCCCAGATCCTAAGAGGCCAAATATCATCTGGGCAGAAAGATCAATATTCCTATAATGACACTGTGGTATTTGCTTGCTTGAGTGGCTTCACCTTGAAGGGCAGCAAGGGAATCCGATGTAACGCCCAAGGCACATGGGAGCCATCCGCACCCGTCTGTGAGAAGG AGTGCCAAGCTCCTCCTAAAATCCTCAATGGGCGAAAGGAAGATAGGCACAGGATCCGCTTTGACCCTGGAACATCCGTAAAATATAGCTGTGACGTTGGCTATGTGCTAGTGGGAGAAGAATCTTTACATTGTACCCCTGAGGGGGTGTGGACACCCACTGCCCCCAAATGCAAAG TGGCAGAATGTAAACCCATAGGAAAACATCTGTATGAAAAACCCCGGGATCAATTTATTAGACTGGATGTTAACTCTTCTTGCGATGAAGG GTACCGATTAGGTGAGAGTGTTTATCAGCAGTGTCAAGGTGCGATTCCTTGGTTTGTGGAGATTCGTCTTTGTAAAG AAATCACCTGCCCACCACCCCCTGTTATCATCAATGGGACACACACAGGGAGCTCCTCAGAAGACGTTCTATATGGAACCACAGTCACTTACACATGTAACCCCGGGCCCGAGAGAGGAGTAACATTCAACCTCATTGGGGAGAGCACCATCCGTTGTACAAGCAACAATCAGGAGAGGGGCATCTGGAGTGGCCCTGCTCCTCTCTGTAAACTTTCCCTCCCTGCTGTTCAGTGCTCACGTGTCCACGTCGCAAATGGATACCAGATATCTGACAAAGACGCCCCATATTTCTACAATGACAGTGTGACATTCAAATGTAATAATGGATTTACTTTGAAGGGCAGCAGTCAGATTCGTTGCAAAGCCAATAACACCTGGGATCCTGAAATACCAGTCTGTGAAAAAG GCTGCCAGCCACCCTCTGGGCTCCACCATGGTCGGCATACAGGTGGAAATAGGGTCTTCTTTGTCTCTGGGATGACTGTAGACTACACCTGTGACCCTGGCTACTTGCTTGTGGGAAACAAATCCATTCACTGTGTGCCTTCAGGAAACTGGAGTCCTTCTGCCCCTCGGTGTGAAG AAGCACCATGTCAACCTGTGGGAGAAAATGTTCAAGAGCCTCCAGCTGGTTCGCATGTGATCCTGGTTAATACATCCTGTCAGGATGG GTACCAGTTGACTGGACATGCTTATCGGAAGTGTGAGGATCCTGAGAATGGTGTTTGGTTCCAAAGGATTCCACTCTGTAAAG TTATTCAGTGTCCACCCCCAGCAGTGATTCACAATGGGAGGCACACAGGTGTGATGGCTGAACACTTTCTATATGGAACTGAAGTCTCTTACGAATGTGACCAAGGATTCTCTCTTCTGGGACAGAAGAGCATACGATGCATAAGTGATGCTGAAGGACGCGCATCTTGGAGTGGACTGCCTCCACAGTGCTTGAAACCTCCTCCTGTGACCCACTGCCCCAACCCAGAAGTCAAAAATGGACACAAGTTAAATAAAACTCATTCTTCGTATTCCCACAATGACACAGTGTATGTTGTCTGCAACCCCGGCTTTATCATGAATGGCAGTCACTCGATTAGGTGCCACACCAATAACCAATGGGTGCCAGGTATACCAACTTGTATTAAAACAG CTTTCTTAGGATGTCAACCTCCATTTAAGATCCCCAATGGGAATCATACTGGTGGAGATGTAGCTCGCTTTTCTCCTGGAATGTCAGTCCTGTACAGCTGTGACCAAGGCTACCTGTTGGTAGGAGATGAACTTCTTCTTTGCACACATGAGGGAACCTGGAGCCAACCTGCCCCTTATTGTAAAG AGGTAAACTGTAGCTTCCCAGAGTATATGAATGGAATCCAGAAAGGGCTGGAGTCTGGGAAAAAGTATCAGTACGGAGCTGTCGTCACTTTGGAGTGTGAAGACGGGTACACGCTGGAAGGCAGTCCCCAGAGCCAGTGCCAGGAGGATCACCTGTGGAACCCTCCCCTGGCTGTTTGCAAATCACAAG gctcatttcctcttcttgttGGTG ggTTTTCTACAGGCTTAGTATTTCTTATCTTCTTGGTTATTGTCACCTTATGCATGATATTAAAACACAGAAATCG CAATTATGCAACTAAAAGCCCTACAGGAAGAGAACTGCATTTAGAAACACGAGAAGTATATTCTATTGATCCATACAACCCAGCAAGTTAA
- the LOC109458629 gene encoding complement receptor type 2 isoform X4, with protein sequence MGTASLLWVFLAIVTPGVLGQCKLLPVYDFAKPKIQSDQSEFAVGTSWEYECLPGYSKKSFFTMCLETSKWSDAKEYCKRKSCVSPGELLHGSVLMPSGVVFGSTVTYSCDEGYRLIGDSSATCIISGNTVIWDKDMPFCEWCLPPPHIHHGNYNKMDKEFFSTGQEVSYSCEPGYTLIGADSMQCTSLGTWSHRAPKCEVKSCDAIANELLNGRMVAPPSLQLGAEVSFICDEGYRLNGKSSSQCVAEGMRVLWNNKIPVCERITCDPPPPIKNGWNGYFSGPIPLKTVVRYTCSYGFRQIGDRHLFCISNDQVNGIWDKAAPICEYYNKNAICPEPIVPGGYKDKRAKPPYRHGDSVTFTCHTNFTMKGNKSVWCQANKTWGPTPLPTCESDFPLECPPLPMIPNGHHTGKNVGSFVPGFSVTYSCEPGYLLVGEKTISCLSSGDWSAIIPTCKEARCKPPGPLLNGQMKGPPSLRVGETVNFSCNEGYRLQGQPSSRCVIAGQDALWTKMPVCEEILCLPPPPILNGSHTGHPSMNVRYGSTVTYTCDPDPEKGVNFNLIGENTIRCTSDSQKTGMWSGPAPRCELSVPAIQCQPPQILRGQISSGQKDQYSYNDTVVFACLSGFTLKGSKGIRCNAQGTWEPSAPVCEKECQAPPKILNGRKEDRHRIRFDPGTSVKYSCDVGYVLVGEESLHCTPEGVWTPTAPKCKVAECKPIGKHLYEKPRDQFIRLDVNSSCDEGYRLGESVYQQCQGAIPWFVEIRLCKEITCPPPPVIINGTHTGSSSEDVLYGTTVTYTCNPGPERGVTFNLIGESTIRCTSNNQERGIWSGPAPLCKLSLPAVQCSRVHVANGYQISDKDAPYFYNDSVTFKCNNGFTLKGSSQIRCKANNTWDPEIPVCEKGCQPPSGLHHGRHTGGNRVFFVSGMTVDYTCDPGYLLVGNKSIHCVPSGNWSPSAPRCEEAPCQPVGENVQEPPAGSHVILVNTSCQDGYQLTGHAYRKCEDPENGVWFQRIPLCKVIQCPPPAVIHNGRHTGVMAEHFLYGTEVSYECDQGFSLLGQKSIRCISDAEGRASWSGLPPQCLKPPPVTHCPNPEVKNGHKLNKTHSSYSHNDTVYVVCNPGFIMNGSHSIRCHTNNQWVPGIPTCIKTAFLGCQPPFKIPNGNHTGGDVARFSPGMSVLYSCDQGYLLVGDELLLCTHEGTWSQPAPYCKEVNCSFPEYMNGIQKGLESGKKYQYGAVVTLECEDGYTLEGSPQSQCQEDHLWNPPLAVCKSQGSFPLLVGGFSTGLVFLIFLVIVTLCMILKHRNRNYATKSPTGRELHLETREVYSIDPYNPAS encoded by the exons GTCAGTGTAAGCTCCTGCCAGTGTATGATTTTGCTAAGCCTAAAATTCAGAGTGATCAGTCTGAGTTTGCTGTTGGGACATCTTGGGAATATGAATGCCTTCCTGGGTATAGCAAGAAGTCATTCTTTACCATGTGCCTAGAGACCTCGAAGTGGTCAGATGCTAAGGAATACTGTAAAC GTAAATCATGTGTGAGTCCTGGAGAACTCCTCCATGGCTCTGTCCTCATGCCCTCAGGTGTCGTGTTTGGGTCAACAGTTACATATTCTTGTGATGAAGG atACCGACTCATTGGTGACTCATCTGCTACATGTATTATCTCAGGCAACACTGTAATCTGGGATAAGGACATGCCTTTTTGTGAAT GGTGTCTCCCACCTCCACATATCCACCATGGTAATTAtaacaaaatggataaagaattctTTTCAACTGGACAGGAAGTGTCCTACAGCTGTGAGCCTGGCTACACTCTCATTGGAGCTGACTCTATGCAGTGTACATCCTTGGGAACCTGGAGCCATAGAGCACCCAAATGTGAAG TGAAATCATGTGATGCCATTGCAAACGAACTTCTCAACGGCCGTATGGTGGCTCCTCCTAGTCTCCAGCTTGGGGCAgaggtttcatttatttgtgatgAGGG GTACCGGTTAAACGGCAAATCTTCTAGTCAATGTGTCGCAGAGGGAATGAGAGTGCTCTGGAATAATAAGATTCCTGTCTGTGAAA gGATTACTTGTGACCCTCCTCCTCCTATCAAAAATGGCTGGAATGGTTATTTTTCTGGCCCCATACCTCTTAAAACTGTGGTAAGGTACACCTGTTCATATGGCTTCCGCCAAATTGGAGACAGACATCTTTTTTGTATAAGTAATGACCAAGTGAATGGAATCTGGGACAAAGCTGCTCCTATATGTGAATATTACAACAAAAATGCCATTTGCCCTGAGCCCATAGTACCAgggggatacaaagataaaagaGCTAAGCCACCATACAGACATGGTGATTCTGTGACATTTACCTGTCATACCAACTTCACCATGAAAGGAAACAAGTCCGTTTGGTGCCAAGCAAACAAAACGTGGGGGCCGACGCCATTACCAACCTGTGAGAGTG ATTTCCCTCTGGAGTGTCCACCACTTCCCATGATCCCCAATGGACATCACACAGGAAAGAACGTTGGCTCCTTTGTCCCTGGATTTTCTGTGACTTATAGCTGTGAACCTGGCTATTTGCTTGTTGGAGAAAAGACCATTAGCTGTTTGTCGTCAGGAGACTGGAGTGCCATCATTCCCACATGTAAAG AGGCACGGTGTAAACCTCCAGGACCACTTCTCAATGGGCAGATGAAGGGGCCTCCAAGTCTTCGAGTTGGTGAAACTGTGAACTTTTCCTGTAACGAAGG GTATCGATTACAAGGCCAACCTTCCAGTAGGTGTGTAATTGCTGGACAAGATGCTTTATGGACCAAGATGCCTGTTTGTGAAG AAATTCTTTGCCTGCCACCTCCTCCCATTCTCAACGGAAGTCATACAGGCCACCCTTCAATGAATGTTCGATATGGAAGCACAGTCACTTACACTTGTGACCCGGACCCAGAGAAGGGAGTGAACTTCAACCTGATTGGGGAGAACACCATCCGTTGTACCAGCGATAGTCAGAAGACTGGGATGTGGAGTGGCCCTGCCCCACGCTGCGAACTTTCTGTTCCTGCGATTCAGTGTCAACCTCCCCAGATCCTAAGAGGCCAAATATCATCTGGGCAGAAAGATCAATATTCCTATAATGACACTGTGGTATTTGCTTGCTTGAGTGGCTTCACCTTGAAGGGCAGCAAGGGAATCCGATGTAACGCCCAAGGCACATGGGAGCCATCCGCACCCGTCTGTGAGAAGG AGTGCCAAGCTCCTCCTAAAATCCTCAATGGGCGAAAGGAAGATAGGCACAGGATCCGCTTTGACCCTGGAACATCCGTAAAATATAGCTGTGACGTTGGCTATGTGCTAGTGGGAGAAGAATCTTTACATTGTACCCCTGAGGGGGTGTGGACACCCACTGCCCCCAAATGCAAAG TGGCAGAATGTAAACCCATAGGAAAACATCTGTATGAAAAACCCCGGGATCAATTTATTAGACTGGATGTTAACTCTTCTTGCGATGAAGG GTACCGATTAGGTGAGAGTGTTTATCAGCAGTGTCAAGGTGCGATTCCTTGGTTTGTGGAGATTCGTCTTTGTAAAG AAATCACCTGCCCACCACCCCCTGTTATCATCAATGGGACACACACAGGGAGCTCCTCAGAAGACGTTCTATATGGAACCACAGTCACTTACACATGTAACCCCGGGCCCGAGAGAGGAGTAACATTCAACCTCATTGGGGAGAGCACCATCCGTTGTACAAGCAACAATCAGGAGAGGGGCATCTGGAGTGGCCCTGCTCCTCTCTGTAAACTTTCCCTCCCTGCTGTTCAGTGCTCACGTGTCCACGTCGCAAATGGATACCAGATATCTGACAAAGACGCCCCATATTTCTACAATGACAGTGTGACATTCAAATGTAATAATGGATTTACTTTGAAGGGCAGCAGTCAGATTCGTTGCAAAGCCAATAACACCTGGGATCCTGAAATACCAGTCTGTGAAAAAG GCTGCCAGCCACCCTCTGGGCTCCACCATGGTCGGCATACAGGTGGAAATAGGGTCTTCTTTGTCTCTGGGATGACTGTAGACTACACCTGTGACCCTGGCTACTTGCTTGTGGGAAACAAATCCATTCACTGTGTGCCTTCAGGAAACTGGAGTCCTTCTGCCCCTCGGTGTGAAG AAGCACCATGTCAACCTGTGGGAGAAAATGTTCAAGAGCCTCCAGCTGGTTCGCATGTGATCCTGGTTAATACATCCTGTCAGGATGG GTACCAGTTGACTGGACATGCTTATCGGAAGTGTGAGGATCCTGAGAATGGTGTTTGGTTCCAAAGGATTCCACTCTGTAAAG TTATTCAGTGTCCACCCCCAGCAGTGATTCACAATGGGAGGCACACAGGTGTGATGGCTGAACACTTTCTATATGGAACTGAAGTCTCTTACGAATGTGACCAAGGATTCTCTCTTCTGGGACAGAAGAGCATACGATGCATAAGTGATGCTGAAGGACGCGCATCTTGGAGTGGACTGCCTCCACAGTGCTTGAAACCTCCTCCTGTGACCCACTGCCCCAACCCAGAAGTCAAAAATGGACACAAGTTAAATAAAACTCATTCTTCGTATTCCCACAATGACACAGTGTATGTTGTCTGCAACCCCGGCTTTATCATGAATGGCAGTCACTCGATTAGGTGCCACACCAATAACCAATGGGTGCCAGGTATACCAACTTGTATTAAAACAG CTTTCTTAGGATGTCAACCTCCATTTAAGATCCCCAATGGGAATCATACTGGTGGAGATGTAGCTCGCTTTTCTCCTGGAATGTCAGTCCTGTACAGCTGTGACCAAGGCTACCTGTTGGTAGGAGATGAACTTCTTCTTTGCACACATGAGGGAACCTGGAGCCAACCTGCCCCTTATTGTAAAG AGGTAAACTGTAGCTTCCCAGAGTATATGAATGGAATCCAGAAAGGGCTGGAGTCTGGGAAAAAGTATCAGTACGGAGCTGTCGTCACTTTGGAGTGTGAAGACGGGTACACGCTGGAAGGCAGTCCCCAGAGCCAGTGCCAGGAGGATCACCTGTGGAACCCTCCCCTGGCTGTTTGCAAATCACAAG gctcatttcctcttcttgttGGTG ggTTTTCTACAGGCTTAGTATTTCTTATCTTCTTGGTTATTGTCACCTTATGCATGATATTAAAACACAGAAATCG CAATTATGCAACTAAAAGCCCTACAGGAAGAGAACTGCATTTAGAAACACGAGAAGTATATTCTATTGATCCATACAACCCAGCAAGTTAA